From the genome of Bacteroidales bacterium, one region includes:
- a CDS encoding SAM-dependent chlorinase/fluorinase yields MKTITLITDWNDDDYFVGAVKGYMLSHCPDIKLVEISHRVPLFDIQKAAFILKSCYNSYPEKTVHISGVRGFNNRKSALPVAVSYKGQFFFGFDNKAFISIFDDDENPEMWMLNNQESTFPELDLLLKPAAKLLNGEDINTLGTPVSEMPFVAKIRPEISAKFMVGNVMYINGYGNAVTNITRKIFEDFIEDKQFSITVLRRQNEITKISAIIDSPEGELFAIFNTLGLLEIGQMNYRLDESVGVGLLSKIRIEKK; encoded by the coding sequence ATGAAGACAATAACCCTTATAACTGACTGGAACGATGACGATTACTTCGTCGGAGCGGTTAAGGGTTATATGTTATCGCATTGTCCTGATATAAAGTTAGTTGAGATATCGCACCGTGTGCCTTTGTTTGATATACAAAAGGCGGCTTTTATATTAAAATCATGCTACAACTCTTACCCTGAGAAAACTGTGCATATCAGCGGGGTTCGGGGTTTCAACAACAGAAAAAGTGCGTTACCTGTGGCTGTCAGCTACAAAGGTCAATTTTTTTTCGGATTCGACAACAAGGCATTTATTTCGATTTTCGACGACGACGAAAATCCCGAAATGTGGATGTTAAACAACCAAGAATCCACGTTTCCAGAGTTAGATCTGTTGCTTAAACCTGCTGCCAAACTGCTTAACGGCGAGGATATAAACACTTTGGGTACTCCTGTGTCGGAGATGCCTTTTGTTGCAAAAATACGACCTGAGATAAGCGCAAAATTTATGGTCGGAAATGTGATGTATATAAATGGTTATGGCAACGCAGTTACAAATATCACACGCAAAATTTTCGAGGATTTCATTGAGGATAAGCAATTTAGCATTACTGTTTTGAGACGTCAGAATGAAATAACTAAAATTAGCGCTATAATCGATAGCCCCGAAGGAGAACTTTTTGCTATATTTAACACTTTAGGTTTGTTGGAGATTGGTCAAATGAATTATCGTTTAGACGAATCGGTTGGAGTTGGTTTATTGTCGAAAATCAGAATTGAGAAAAAATGA
- the mazG gene encoding nucleoside triphosphate pyrophosphohydrolase, which translates to MDSNKEKAVKNFGHLIDVLNELREKCPWDKKQTVESLRQLTIEETFELSDAILSKEVAEIKKELGDILLHIVFYSRIATEKEWFTLNDVIETLIKKLKHRHPHIYGDVEANDSKTVEENWEKIKLKEKDREKRVLSGVPSGLPPMIKAFRIQQKARGVGFDWEYREQVWDKVQEELNELTYEFNNPENSTEKIESEFGDLMFAMINAGRLYGIDPEKALEMTNRKFIQRFNYLEEQTLLKGKDLHNMTLDEMEAIWQEAKKIENNE; encoded by the coding sequence ATGGATTCTAATAAAGAAAAAGCAGTCAAAAATTTTGGACATTTAATTGATGTATTAAACGAGTTGCGCGAAAAATGCCCTTGGGATAAGAAACAGACGGTAGAATCACTCAGACAACTAACTATTGAAGAGACTTTTGAACTATCTGACGCTATATTGAGTAAAGAAGTGGCCGAGATAAAAAAAGAGTTGGGCGATATTTTACTGCATATTGTCTTTTATTCACGTATAGCCACTGAAAAAGAGTGGTTTACACTAAACGACGTTATAGAAACGTTGATAAAAAAACTTAAACACCGACATCCGCATATCTACGGAGATGTTGAAGCCAATGACTCTAAGACGGTTGAGGAGAATTGGGAAAAGATAAAACTTAAGGAGAAGGATCGCGAAAAGCGTGTTTTATCGGGTGTGCCATCTGGCTTACCTCCTATGATTAAGGCTTTTAGGATACAACAAAAGGCACGCGGAGTTGGCTTTGACTGGGAATATCGCGAGCAGGTTTGGGACAAAGTGCAGGAGGAGCTTAACGAGCTAACCTACGAGTTCAACAATCCCGAAAACAGCACCGAAAAGATTGAAAGCGAATTTGGCGACCTTATGTTTGCAATGATTAACGCCGGAAGGCTGTACGGTATTGACCCCGAAAAGGCATTGGAAATGACAAATCGTAAATTTATACAGCGTTTCAATTATTTGGAAGAACAGACTTTATTGAAAGGCAAAGACTTACACAATATGACTCTTGATGAAATGGAAGCAATTTGGCAAGAGGCAAAAAAAATTGAGAACAATGAGTAA
- a CDS encoding OmpH family outer membrane protein, with amino-acid sequence MEKIKNIALIVLGVLVIWLFIDRYAISKHTTSAENKTAVETTKDSISTNINIAYVNIDSVLLTYEQSIKMNEDFMAKRQKSENEFTKKAKQFEKDYLAFQEKAQRGGFLSQASMEMQQRELLEQKERLDNLEAKLTEELMIEQQRLNEILYEAIVSYVERYNMSAGYDLILTNTGLGTIMHGNPNLNITNEIVEGLNAEYRAAQNK; translated from the coding sequence ATGGAAAAAATAAAGAATATTGCACTTATCGTTCTTGGAGTATTGGTAATATGGTTATTTATAGACAGATACGCTATTTCCAAACACACAACATCCGCAGAAAATAAGACTGCAGTTGAAACCACTAAAGACTCTATTAGCACAAATATTAATATTGCATACGTTAACATTGATTCTGTGCTACTTACTTACGAGCAGTCCATAAAAATGAACGAAGACTTTATGGCTAAAAGGCAAAAAAGTGAAAATGAGTTTACGAAAAAGGCAAAACAGTTTGAAAAGGATTATCTTGCTTTTCAAGAAAAGGCACAGCGAGGCGGATTTCTGTCACAAGCATCAATGGAGATGCAACAACGGGAACTGTTAGAGCAAAAAGAGAGATTGGACAATTTAGAAGCAAAACTCACGGAAGAGCTAATGATTGAGCAACAACGCTTAAACGAAATTCTTTATGAAGCCATTGTAAGTTACGTCGAACGCTACAACATGTCTGCTGGCTACGACTTAATATTAACAAACACAGGTCTTGGAACAATCATGCACGGCAATCCAAACCTAAATATTACTAACGAAATAGTAGAGGGTCTAAACGCCGAGTACAGAGCAGCCCAAAACAAATAA
- a CDS encoding aminopeptidase: MTETQKKELRDASIIALRDCMGLKPEETLLIVTDEIKREIGQSLHEVGKELCKESILVEIKSREINGQEPPALISELMKKVDVVVCPTAKSLTHTDARRNAAKEGVRFGTMPGINIDTMIRCLNADYEKIISLTDYIIEKLQGVQNVRVVTAKGTDIIMPIGGRNILPSKGVLREKGESGNLPSGEVYLAPWEDKSNGKVVIDGSVSGIGMLEEPIVIEVVNGYAETIKGGKQAKQLEEMLDKTGRDARAVAEFGIGTNYKAILTGHILEDEKVYGTIHVAFGNNLSMGGRISVSSHIDGLVKEPDVYFDDKLVMTKGKIIGFEV, from the coding sequence ATGACTGAAACACAAAAAAAAGAGCTTAGAGATGCTTCAATAATAGCGTTACGCGACTGTATGGGTCTTAAACCTGAAGAAACTCTATTAATAGTTACCGATGAAATTAAACGCGAAATAGGACAATCATTACACGAAGTAGGGAAGGAGTTGTGCAAGGAATCGATATTGGTAGAGATAAAATCGAGAGAAATTAATGGTCAGGAGCCACCAGCGTTGATATCAGAGCTTATGAAAAAGGTTGATGTTGTGGTTTGCCCTACTGCAAAATCGCTTACACATACCGATGCTCGCAGAAATGCTGCAAAAGAGGGTGTTAGATTTGGCACAATGCCTGGAATTAATATCGATACCATGATACGTTGTTTAAACGCCGATTATGAAAAAATAATTTCGCTTACCGATTATATTATCGAGAAACTTCAAGGTGTACAAAATGTTAGAGTTGTAACCGCAAAAGGTACCGATATAATAATGCCTATTGGAGGTCGAAATATATTGCCAAGCAAGGGTGTGCTTCGTGAAAAGGGTGAAAGTGGAAACTTGCCATCTGGAGAGGTATATTTAGCTCCGTGGGAAGATAAATCAAACGGAAAGGTTGTTATAGACGGCTCAGTTTCAGGTATAGGAATGTTGGAAGAACCGATTGTAATTGAGGTTGTTAATGGATATGCCGAAACCATTAAAGGTGGGAAACAGGCAAAACAGTTAGAGGAGATGTTAGACAAAACGGGTCGTGATGCACGAGCAGTAGCAGAATTTGGAATAGGAACCAATTACAAGGCAATTCTAACTGGACATATTTTAGAAGATGAGAAAGTTTATGGAACAATTCACGTAGCCTTTGGTAACAACCTTTCAATGGGAGGTCGTATTTCTGTAAGCTCACACATAGATGGTTTGGTTAAAGAACCCGATGTTTATTTTGACGATAAGCTTGTAATGACCAAAGGAAAAATTATCGGATTCGAAGTATAA